One Triticum dicoccoides isolate Atlit2015 ecotype Zavitan chromosome 5B, WEW_v2.0, whole genome shotgun sequence genomic window carries:
- the LOC119309793 gene encoding uncharacterized protein LOC119309793, with translation MGQDVNLHGCDEDPGSASKGRTTEIVIKEDEEEASDYEFNLGHVLEKSGHRDGSMYRAIYRCGWKSDYSIGDRSETRLEAMMFSDPAKRMTRPCSMLQIFSLELAKIPGNDGLVELYGYVAARDDVDKMLNYVINISRDDPIIVKQGSLISMGGGPKRGIDVMDEAIIEYDMRIKRGRQERHDLQLIDGATILGPHGTWDRPFTYDISNDCGGTVNITLARLSWAVEATIEVLISEVQGGFNMSVRCFTSGFDSEIRLFNGAITNSCGLKRSMVAVMKRSYIRLKFKVVAPSCRSKSQYRCTFKAKTHGHNAQEIKTDFALISVKVTWSTLPGSFPA, from the exons ATGGGCCAAGACGTGAACCTGCATGGCTGCGATGAAGATCCAGGGAGCGCAAGCAAGGGTCGCACGACTGAAATCGTGATCAAGGAGGACGAAGAAGAAGCCAGCGACTACGAGTTCAACCTCGGCCACGTACTTGAAAAGAGCGGGCACCGTGATGGCTCTATGTACAGGGCTATCTACCGGTGTGGCTGGAAAAGCGATTATTCTATCGGAGATCGTAGCGAGA CTCGGTTGGAAGCAATGATGTTTTCAGATCCCGCGAAACGTATGACTCGTCCTTGTAGCATGCTGCAAATTTTCTCATTAGAGTTGGCTAAAATTCCTGGCAATGATGGCTTAGTAGAGTTGTATGGATACGTAGCGGCGCGGGATGATGTGGATAAGATGCTTAATTATGTCATCAATATTAGCAGGGATGATCCCATTATTGTGAAGCAG GGTTCCCTCATTAGCATGGGTGGTGGCCCTAAGCGAGGAATAGATGTAATGGACGAGGCTATAATCGAGTATGACATGAGGATTAAGCGAGGCAGACAAGAAAGACATGACCTACAACTGATCGATGGTGCAACAATCTTAGGCCCCCACGGGACATGGGATAGGCCGTTCACATATGACATCTCTAACGACTGTGGTGGTACAGTTAACATAACTTTAGCACGTCTTTCTTGGGCGGTCGAGGCGACTATAGAGGTTCTCATCTCGGAAGTGCAGGGCGGTTTCAATATGTCAGTTAGATGTTTTACCAGTGGGTTTGATTCTGAGATAAGGCTCTTCAATGGCGCCATTACCAACTCATGTGGATTGAAGCGGTCAATGGTTGCCGTAATGAAGCGGTCTTACATACGTTTGAAATTCAAGGTAGTTGCACCGTCTTGTCGTTCTAAGTCCCAATATCGTTGTACCTTTAAGGCGAAGACTCATGGGCATAATGCTCAAGAGATAAAGACTGATTTTGCACTGATCTCGGTGAAGGTGACTTGGTCGACATTGCCTGGCAGCTTTCCTGCCTAA
- the LOC119305820 gene encoding subtilisin-chymotrypsin inhibitor-2B-like, which yields MGGQKGPAAIMVGVLLILGLATAAMSSSEKVATGEKTSWPEVVGLSVEEAKKIILKDKPEADIVVLPVGTMVTMEHNPQRVRIFVDTVDDTPYAG from the coding sequence ATGGGAGGCCAAAAGGGTCCTGCTGCGATCATGGTGGGTGTGCTCCTCATACTGGGGCTGGCCACTGCGGCGATGAGCTCCTCAGAGAAGGTGGCCACCGGCGAGAAGACGTCGTGGCCGGAGGTGGTGGGGCTGAGCGtggaggaggccaagaagatcatccTCAAGGACAAGCCCGAAGCCGACATCGTCGTCCTCCCTGTCGGCACCATGGTCACCATGGAACACAATCCCCAGCGCGTCCGCATCTTCGTCGACACCGTCGACGATACCCCCTACGCTGGCTAG